From a region of the Arachis ipaensis cultivar K30076 chromosome B09, Araip1.1, whole genome shotgun sequence genome:
- the LOC107614934 gene encoding uncharacterized protein LOC107614934 translates to MVKELKKKHRLNMLGLVETKRQLVTRFDVMKIWGNSCVEWEYMGPDGASGGLLLMWDDGFFKMRNCYKGFLRIVKEEWRGLEEVQFTDKLKALTVPLERWHRDNFGDMDKKIMKFEEEIKKIDDMVGNESYDGTVEVRRKALITCCEKWYVRKEQHWKQMSRSRHARDMDKNMRYFHNLASARRRNNRIDTLVINERLIRNQARIIKIAIREFYKGLYHQERSPMVGFRDGLVERISKEDALALEMLPSPKEVREAVWDCESSKAPGSDDYNMNFIKKCWNKIGSEFTAAVLVFFQSSRLSSDANVTWVALAPKFTGVKKIKDLRSISIVGCMYKVISKMLVRRMRDVMPGLVGETQSAFVKGRKIHDSKFTGAKEIKDLRPISMVGCVYKVISKLLVRRMRAIMPGLVGETQSVFVKGRKIHDGTLIACLVDSGSNRGRNKRQ, encoded by the exons ATGGTGAAAGAACTTAAGAAGAAACATAGGTTGAATATGTTAGGTTTGGTAGAGACTAAAAGACAATTAGTAACAAGGTTTGATGTTATGAAAATCTGGGGGAATAGTTGTGTGGAGTGGGAGTATATGGGGCCTGACGGTGCATCTGGTGGGTTGTTGTTAATGTGGGATGATGGTTTCTTTAAAATGAGAAATTGCTATAAAG GATTTCTAAGGATAGTTAAGGAGGAATGGAGAGGGTTAGAAGAGGTACAATTCACCGATAAACTGAAGGCGTTGACGGTTCCTTTGGAAAGATGGCATAGAGACAACTTTGGTGATATGGACAAGAAAATTatgaagtttgaggaagagattaaGAAGATTGATGACATGGTTGGTAATGAGAGTTATGATGGGACAGTGGAAGTAAGAAGGAAGGCGCTAATTACTTGTTGCGAGAAATGGTATGTGAGGAAAGAAcaacattggaagcagatgtcgagGTCGAGGCATGCGAGGGACATGGATAAAAACATGAGATATTTCCACAACTTAGCTTCTGCAAGAAGGAGAAATAATAGGATTGATACTCTGGTTATTAATGAAAGATTGATAAGGAATCAAGCTAGGATTATTAAGATTGCCATCAGGGAGTTTTATAAGGGCTTATATCATCAAGAGAGGTCTCCTATGGTGGGTTTCAGAGATGGTTTGGTGGAAAGGATTAGCAAGGAGGATGCTTTGGCTTTAGAGATGCTACCGTCACCTAAGGAGGTTAGAGAGGCAGTGTGGGATTGTGAATCTTCCAAGGCTCCAGGAAGTGACGATTACAACATGAATTTCATAAAGAAGTGCTGGAATAAAATTGGCTCGGAGTTCACGGCAGCGGTACTGGTTTTTTTCCAATCTTCTAGGTTGTCATCAGATGCTAATGTCACTTGGGTGGCGCTGGCCCCCAAGTTTACTGGTGTTAAGAAAATCAAAGATCTGCGTTCGATAAGCATAGTGGGGTGTATGTATAAGGTAATCTCGAAGATGCTGGTTAGGAGAATGAGAGATGTTATGCCTGGGTTAGTGGGTGAGACGCAGAGCGCTTTTGTCAAGGGTCGGAAGATTCATGATTCCAAGTTTACTGGTGCTAAGGAAATCAAAGACCTGCGACCAATTAGCATGGTGGGGTGTGTGTATAAGGTGATCTCGAAGTTGCTGGTGAGGAGAATGCGAGCAATTATGCCAGGGCTAGTAGGTGAGACACAGAGTGTTTTTGTCAAAGGTCGAAAGATTCATGATGGGACCCTTATCGCATGTTTAGTGGATAGTGGATCAAACAGAGGAAGAAATAAGCGACAATAA